A region of Salvelinus alpinus chromosome 6, SLU_Salpinus.1, whole genome shotgun sequence DNA encodes the following proteins:
- the LOC139577922 gene encoding C-type lectin domain family 4 member M-like produces the protein MPKVIYTEPDMNKKVKFDRGEMDERIVVIYVSADTPRDGETSTKREETADTAPNNGPGDQHSAFTPTQTRYNNLTKERDQLQTRYNNLTKERDQLQTSYNNLTKERDQLQTRYNNLTKERDQLQTSYINLTEERDQLQTSYNNLTKEKGNIQSSIVRRDGDTLTPVCTSSLLRRTWEESRQDCLERGADLVIINSRDEQTLLFSLHLTAWIGLTDSVTEGTWKWVDGTSLATGYWGAGQPNNSGLFYGQEDCVEIYYEQDDPVKTWNDDKCGTNHNWICEKAMYWYAKQPDNAGPTGDEDCAEIHEDQSPLKSWNDMSCDSKLNWICEKVF, from the exons ATGCCAAAGGTCATCTATACTGAACCAGATATGAACAAGAAGGTCAAGTTTGACAGAGGTGAGATGGACGAGAGGATTGTGGTTATCTATGTCAGTGCAGACACCCCGAGAGACGGTGAGACCAGCaccaagagagaagagacagcagACACTGCTCCTAATAATGGACCAGGAGACCAgcactcag CATTTACTCCTACacagaccagatacaacaacctgactaaagagagagaccagctacagaccagatacaacaacctgactaaagagagagaccagctacagaccagttacaacaacctgactaaagaaagagaccagttacagaccagatacaacaacctgactaaagagagagaccagctacagaccagttacatcaacctgactgaagagagagaccagttGCAGACCAGTTataacaacctgactaaagagaaagGCAATATTCAG AGCAGCATTGTAAGGAGGGATGGAGATACTTTGACTCCAGTTTGTACTTCCTCTCTACTGAGAAGAACCTGGGAGGAGAGCAGACAGGACtgtctggagagaggagcagacctggtgatcataaacagcagagatgaacag ACACTTCTCTTCAGCCTCCACCTGACAGCCTGGATTggtctgactgactctgttactgaggGGACCTGGAAGTGGGTGGATGGCACATCACTGGCCACAGG GTACTGGGGGGCTGGACAGCCTAATAATAGTGGTCTGTTCTATGGGCAGGAGGACTGTGTTGAGATATACTATGAACAAGATGACCCTGTAAAGACATGGAATGATGACAAATGTGGTACAAATCACAACTGGATCTGTGAGAAAGCGAT GTACTGGTATGCCAAACAGCCTGATAATGCAGGTCCTACTGGGGACGAGGACTGTGCTGAGATACACGAAGATCAGAGTCCTCTAAAGTCATGGAATGACATGTCATGCGACAGCAAACTCAACTGGATTTGTGAGAaagtgttttaa